One window of Globicephala melas chromosome 2, mGloMel1.2, whole genome shotgun sequence genomic DNA carries:
- the OR6J1 gene encoding LOW QUALITY PROTEIN: olfactory receptor 6J1 (The sequence of the model RefSeq protein was modified relative to this genomic sequence to represent the inferred CDS: inserted 1 base in 1 codon; deleted 2 bases in 2 codons) produces MQHSPLFPINSKCPQIPRTSRLLVQHTSDWPSPAEVRGAVGNHTTVTEFVLLGLSDACELQMLIFLGLLLTCLLTLLGNLFVVLTLMDRHLHTPMYYFLRNFAILEIWFTLVIFPKMLSNILTRYRTIFLAGCFLQFFLYXFLGTTEFYRLAVMSFDRYVAICKPLRYVTIMSKTVCVQLVLCSWMTGFLIILVPSFIIFQQPFCGPNIINHFFCDNFPLLELICADTSLIELLGFILANFSLLGTLSMKATCYGHILHTILQNPSAKERQKAFSTCFSHITVVSLFYGSCIFMYVQSGKGGQGEDRNNVVALLNTMVTPMFNPFIYTLRNKQVKQVFREQVNKLFLQRCTGPERRGGSYLLA; encoded by the exons ATGCAACACTCACCACTTTTTCCTATCAATTCCAAATGTCCTCAGATCCCCAGAACATCACGACTCCTAGTGCAGCACACCTCTGATTGGCCATCCCCAGCAGAGGTCAGAGGAGCCGTGGGGAACCACACCACTGTCACCGAGTTTGTCCTGCTGGGGCTCTCAGATGCCTGTGAGCTGCAGATGCTCATCTTCCTGGGGCTCCTCCTGACCTGCCTCCTCACTCTACTGGGGAACCTCTTCGTGGTCCTCACCCTCATGGACAGGCACCTCCACACCCCCATGTACTACTTCCTCCGCAACTTTGCCATCCTGGAGATCTGGTTCACCCTGGTCATCTTCCCCAAAATGCTGTCCAACATCCTGACAAGATACAGGACCATCTTCCTGGCAGGTTGCTTTCTTCAGTTTTTCCTCT TCTTCCTGGGAACCACAGAATTCTACCGACTGGCAGTGATGTCCTTTGACAGGTATGTGGCCATATGTAAACCCTTGCGTTATGTCACCATC ATGAGCAAAACGGTCTGTGTCCAGCTAGTTCTTTGTTCATGGATGACAGGATTCCTTATC ATCCTCGTTCCAAGTTTCATCATATTTCAGCAGCCATTCTGTGGCcccaatatcattaatcatttctTCTGTGACAACTTTCCACTCCTGGAACTCATATGTGCGGACACAAGTCTGATTGagcttttgggttttattttggcCAACTTCAGCTTACTGGGCACTCTGTCCATGAAGGCCACCTGCTATGGCCACATCCTTCACACCATCCTGCAAAACCCCTCAGCCAAGGAGAGGCAGAAAGCCTTCTCAACCTGCTTCTCCCACATCACTGTTGTCTCTCTCTTCTATGGCAGTTGCATCTTCATGTATGTCCAGTCAGGCAAGGGTGGCCAGGGCGAGGACAGGAACAATGTGGTGGCCTTGCTCAATACCATGGTGACCCCGATGTTCAACCCCTTCATCTACACCCTGAGGAACAAACAGGTGAAGCAGGTGTTTAGGGAGCAGGTGAACAAGCTCTTCTTACAAAGATGTACCGGAcctgagaggaggggaggaagttACCTCCTTGCCTGA